AAAGATCAGAGGTGTTTAAGGTGCTATTATCACTTTTCTCCATTTCAGTTACATCATTCTGTAcgttttcttcttctttgTTGATCTCTTGGTTCTGCTCTTTATTGCTGACTAGATTCTGTGAGGGATTGTGGTTGGACTTGTTCACTAAAACATTGTCATTTAACTTTTGTTCTCCATTTAAGATCTCTTTCTTTTCCTTTGAATGTAAGTCCACATTCTTGTCATCCACTTGGTTATCATTAATTTCATCCAGCATAacctttttttcctttaaaaCCAAACTCTCTGGCACTGCATATATGATAAACAAGATATTAAACAACCCAGTGATGGTAGCAATCAAAATAACTGATCCGGACCCGAACGATTTCATCAAATAGTTCCCCAACGATGGGGAAAAAGCTATTCCAGCACCAAAACTGGCCGCCACAATGCCATATCCTTTTGAACGATGCTCCACACTGGTCACATCCGCCACATAGGCCAGTGAAGCCGAGTAAGTGTTCCCACAAATGGAGCTCACAGTGAGTATGGCGAAGAACCACCAACTCTTCAACATCATGAATGGAATCGGCGCATAAGTGGTTGCCACGGCCAGCAACATCACCACTTTTCGGCCACGGAAATCAGAAATGGCGCCCATCACAGGTGTAGTCACAAATCCCAGAATTCCTCTAACTCCGTAGACCAGTCCATCGGCGAGAAGGACGTGATTTCCAAAGGATAACGAGAGTTTTTCGATGAAGGGCACGGTCAGAAGACCCCAGGAAAAGTAGTGCATAAACGTAACAATCACCGCGTGCCAAACACTTGCTTTTCCGATACCGGGACGATTGACCAACAATTTTACAAGGGGTCTCAGAAACTTCAACTGCGCCATTATAAGTGTTCTGTCCGCGAACTGGCTATCGCCAGAATAGCCTGACAACTCCagtttaaaattcaatttacacATCTCAGTCTTATAGCAAATATAGTTATtgctgcactggaaaaaacatGATAATCGAAATGGGGATATTTTGtcttttcaaaaatatatatttaaaataaaatatatatttaagctaCACTTCAAAAAAATTTATTCAACTTTGCAGAATctattaaactatttatttatctatttCCCAGCTAATTGTAATATCAGTTCCTTCTCTTGATAGTGAGAATAAAAACATAGCTCCCAATTTACAAGTAACATAAACTAGtatttgaaacaaaaaactagCGCAATTTActaaatttacataaatatatcttAAATGTAAAGTCAAAATCTCCAGAAACGTTTTAATTGCAAACCATAAACAGttatttaacatattttcGTGCCTTAAAATATGGTTTAAGAAATGCCGTATGACTGTGAATAAATTGTGTCATTTTCCTAAAGCAAAACCTGCTTTCAAATGTATAAGAATATCCGATCTTCAGTACATTATATGAGCATATAAGTATAAGTATATaagtattatttatataacaAAACTAAAGATAACGATGTtgtcgagtttcccgactatcagatacctgtTAATCAGCTGGCGTaagataaaaaataaaatagtttttcaaatgtgtaGGCGAGACAGTTTTGGGCTGTTTTCGGAGTAAAGTGAGcgtggtttttggttttggcacaacaaatatgtaataaaatggaaaaatcaTTTTGGGCGTTAAGACATAGCCAAAATGTATTTGTCATATTGATTAAAGTTGCaaatctaataaaaaaatgtccTTTTCCCCTATTAAGAACAACAaaccctttttaccaataaattttaatgagcGCAGTCAAATGCTTTTTTAAACGATTCACAAAATGCAAGATAGACTCTGTATGGACTTTTGAAAAACCCGCAGAATTAGCGCGAAAACTTCTTTATAGCCATATTGTATACTGTCAAAGCCCTTTAAGATAAGACCTGTTCTATTAGTGCTATCGTAGCTTTTACGTTGTTTATGTCCTAATGCCACAAATCAAAATGTATGGAAATACAATTAGCTTTTTCTCacatttgaaaacaatttaaatgatttatttttaaatttaaaactgcaTAGCCCTTTACATTTCGGTGATCTTCAGATTCTCTCTCCCTCTTAATATACACATAACACGTAGCTGTATTCAGTTACTTTCCGAAGCTTATAATTTTCAAGATATAAATGGTGATATCAAACTTATGCGAACAATTCCTGCAATAGAGCTTAAAGAAGCTGTGCCGagaaaaattttatatattttatcagTGACCCCTTTATAGCGCaccttttgttttctttttttgccagttttaaaaatattaccGTTTGAAACAAATACAAAGGTATTTAAACTTCTTTCTAGTAGTTTGATCTTCTTCTGTTTTTTGTGTCAACAAAGAAATTTACACGACCTTCTCGATTTCATATCACTTTAAGAATTGGCTTTTATTCTTTTAATCGTTTGACCTCCATTTGACCACCATTGCCGACCTTTTTGAATAAGGTTATAAGTTATTTGGAAATATAATTGGTtacatttttggcatttttagGTAATAAAAGTAGActttttcaaactttttttCTTCCAATTACTTGACCACCATTGGCAcccattaatttttttgaaattacTTTGAGAATAACCTTTTCGATATTTGACATTTTCGAAAAAATAACCAGTTgattaacaaatttgtttttaatcgTTTGATCCCATTTTTACTAGCAGTATTTATTAAGTTAAGtgcaaaacaagagagaacgctatactcgagttccccgactatttgatacccgttactgagctagtgaaagtgcgaaggagaaatttcaacactgacagtctttggcagtttgtgggcgttagagtgggcgtggcaaaaagattatttttcgaaagaaatttaccagactaacaaaaaagaaaaacaatatcaaaacatttttcagatgtgtgggcgtggcagttttggactGTCAGTAGGCGCTAtggagggcgtggcaaaaagtttttctgtaaatgaataaacatttaaaatactaataaaaaataccaaaacatttttcaaaagtttctatgtttctggagtctgCAGGGTGAATTTTTCTAGCTTTCATAGTTCCTGatatctcgacgttcatacggacggtcatggccagattgacttggatattgatcctgatcaagaatatatatgtatacttttatatggtcggaaacgcttcctttttcctgttacatacttttcaacgaatctagtatacccttttactctacgagtaacgggtataatgataGTTCGACCAAAAAGttaatatcaaaacaattgTATGTGCCATCGTTACTTGTTTTAATATCATTAAGAGGTACCAGACATTCGATATCAGCCTCAAATCCAAAAATTTCGAGTTTTGGTTGGTGGAATATATAACacttaaataaacatttaattaaattacaattatttaaagCTACGTTCTCTACAATCTGAATCATAGTAGTCATCTATCTCTAGTTTTACAtagccaaaaatattttcatctTCAAATGTTGTAGTCGTAAGTGGTTCTAGCTCATCCTCGGTGGCGTCGTCTGAGATCTTGTAGATCAATGGTTCCTTTTCAACAGTTTCCATTTTAATAAAACCTGTCAAGACGATGGCCACAAATACGGCGATGGCACTTATGACAAAGGGCATTGGAATTGGTGAATTAACTTTGAGATTATTCTCCGAATCATCCTGGAAAATGAAGAAGAGTACTCCGAAAAAGGCTGGTCCCAAACCCTCGCTCAAGCACTCGATTCCAGAGATTATACCCAGAACAGCCCCCAGATTTTCGGGACTGGCATA
This portion of the Drosophila santomea strain STO CAGO 1482 chromosome 3L, Prin_Dsan_1.1, whole genome shotgun sequence genome encodes:
- the LOC120447949 gene encoding hippocampus abundant transcript 1 protein-like — encoded protein: MCKLNFKLELSGYSGDSQFADRTLIMAQLKFLRPLVKLLVNRPGIGKASVWHAVIVTFMHYFSWGLLTVPFIEKLSLSFGNHVLLADGLVYGVRGILGFVTTPVMGAISDFRGRKVVMLLAVATTYAPIPFMMLKSWWFFAILTVSSICGNTYSASLAYVADVTSVEHRSKGYGIVAASFGAGIAFSPSLGNYLMKSFGSGSVILIATITGLFNILFIIYAVPESLVLKEKKVMLDEINDNQVDDKNVDLHSKEKKEILNGEQKLNDNVLVNKSNHNPSQNLVSNKEQNQEINKEEENVQNDVTEMEKSDNSTLNTSDLWEGLRKSRKDKNLLVIYLIAFLSIWPFAGVDSTAPVYLKTNMGFEYEEVSMMLGLLSVLAITSNLLLGYIMNIVGAKWSIRLGLLLLLSQLLFFVFGTHHWMYWLSSILAALATIIPTATNAVASIYASPENLGAVLGIISGIECLSEGLGPAFFGLLFFLSEDDSQKNLKANSPIPLPYIIGAISVLVAIVLSGFIQKANLKKEEAGTDNKNNL